A single genomic interval of Spirosoma linguale DSM 74 harbors:
- a CDS encoding Endoribonuclease L-PSP (PFAM: Endoribonuclease L-PSP~KEGG: hhe:HH1693 hypothetical protein), producing the protein METQRRSILKRLFASAAGVVGLGAASKAIAAPVAEAAAEKEVFNVVMQDDVPLFSGSTKMGNLVFVAGKGYHKEGDIKVHTDEVLKELERELIKAGSSMEKVLKVSVFLHDLNDYKGMNEVYKGRFGKKPPVRTTVAVYGGVPGDSLVEMDCIAYI; encoded by the coding sequence ATGGAAACACAACGCCGTTCTATTCTTAAACGTCTTTTTGCCTCTGCCGCCGGTGTCGTTGGCCTGGGTGCTGCCAGCAAAGCCATTGCCGCCCCCGTAGCCGAAGCTGCTGCCGAAAAAGAAGTCTTCAACGTGGTCATGCAGGACGATGTGCCGTTGTTCTCCGGCTCCACCAAAATGGGCAATCTAGTGTTTGTGGCGGGCAAAGGCTACCATAAAGAGGGCGACATTAAAGTACATACCGACGAAGTACTCAAGGAACTTGAGCGGGAGCTGATCAAAGCCGGTTCGTCGATGGAAAAAGTCCTGAAAGTAAGCGTGTTTCTACACGACCTCAACGATTATAAAGGCATGAACGAGGTCTACAAAGGCAGGTTCGGCAAGAAGCCCCCCGTGCGTACAACGGTAGCCGTGTACGGCGGTGTACCTGGCGACTCGCTGGTCGAAATGGATTGCATTGCGTATATCTAG
- a CDS encoding L-seryl-tRNA(ser) selenium transferase protein (KEGG: ara:Arad_7947 L-seryl-tRNA(ser) selenium transferase protein), producing the protein MLSRRKLIKRLSSVPILGGLVGGLPLSLEAEAKPAPKRDLFKEFGIRTFINAAGTLTYMTGSLMHDEVLDAINYGAKEFCLLDEIQDKVGAKIAQMVHSEAAVVTSGAFSGMTLGLAGILTGMDQKKVEMLPHLAGTGMKTEVICQKAHDIVYNHALTNTGCKIVVVETAEDVEKAINEKTALMHFLHIEADKGKIMHEEWVALGKKHNIPTSIDIAADVPPVENLWKFNDMGFHFVVISGGKAMRGPQSAGLLMGKKSIIEAARLHMPPRGFNIGRGMKVNKEEIFGMYVALERFINEDHDKVWRLWEENTAYVENTVKTVNGVTTSVHVPPLGNHTPTLRISWDPARLRITGKDLQEALRKGDPSIEVGGSGPSNIGVTVWMMKPGQEKIVARRIKEELTKAAV; encoded by the coding sequence ATGTTAAGCAGACGAAAACTTATCAAACGCCTGTCGAGCGTCCCCATTTTAGGCGGGCTGGTCGGCGGCCTTCCGCTGTCGCTTGAGGCCGAAGCAAAGCCCGCACCCAAACGTGATTTATTCAAGGAGTTTGGCATTCGCACCTTCATCAATGCGGCTGGCACGCTTACCTACATGACCGGCTCGCTCATGCACGACGAGGTGCTGGACGCCATCAACTACGGCGCGAAAGAATTCTGTTTGCTCGATGAGATTCAGGATAAAGTTGGGGCGAAGATTGCGCAGATGGTACATTCCGAAGCGGCCGTTGTTACGTCCGGGGCATTCTCCGGCATGACGCTCGGGCTGGCGGGCATCCTGACCGGTATGGATCAGAAGAAAGTAGAAATGCTGCCGCATCTGGCCGGTACCGGCATGAAAACGGAAGTGATCTGCCAGAAAGCCCACGACATTGTGTATAACCACGCCCTGACCAATACCGGTTGCAAAATAGTAGTGGTAGAAACGGCGGAAGATGTCGAGAAAGCCATCAACGAGAAAACGGCGCTCATGCACTTCCTGCACATCGAAGCCGACAAAGGCAAAATCATGCACGAAGAGTGGGTGGCGCTGGGCAAAAAGCACAACATTCCCACATCCATCGATATTGCCGCCGACGTGCCGCCGGTCGAAAACCTCTGGAAATTCAACGACATGGGCTTCCATTTCGTGGTCATCTCGGGTGGCAAGGCCATGCGGGGGCCACAAAGTGCGGGTCTGCTGATGGGCAAAAAGAGCATCATTGAGGCCGCTCGTCTGCACATGCCGCCCCGTGGCTTCAACATTGGCCGGGGAATGAAGGTCAACAAAGAGGAAATTTTTGGTATGTACGTCGCGCTAGAGCGGTTCATCAACGAAGACCATGACAAGGTGTGGAGGCTATGGGAAGAGAACACGGCCTACGTCGAGAACACGGTAAAGACCGTCAACGGGGTAACAACCAGCGTGCACGTACCGCCCCTGGGTAACCACACGCCCACGCTGCGCATCTCGTGGGACCCCGCCAGACTCCGCATTACGGGTAAAGACCTACAGGAAGCCCTCCGCAAAGGCGATCCCTCCATCGAAGTAGGGGGCAGCGGACCCAGCAACATCGGCGTAACGGTCTGGATGATGAAACCCGGCCAGGAGAAAATCGTAGCCCGGCGTATTAAAGAAGAACTGACCAAAGCAGCTGTTTAA
- a CDS encoding amidohydrolase (PFAM: amidohydrolase~KEGG: azc:AZC_2016 dihydroorotase) — MKKISLLLFVLCCTLGKLALAQPYSIVIKGGHVIDPKNNIDGIMDVAIADGKIAQVAKSIDAKGALQVVNAKGMYVTPGIIDMHTHVFFGTNLDQTYSNGPNALPPDGFTFRNGVTTIVDAGCSGWRDFETFKKQTIDLSQTRVLALLNIVGSGMRGGQFEQNLDDMDAQKTAEMAKKYPDYVVGVKLAHYNGYNWTPTDRAVEAGKLANVPVMIDFGGSTPTLSIEDLFLKRLRPGDIFTHCFGQLKTREPILDVTTNKVKPFVWEAQKKGIIFDVGYGGISFAFSQAIPAIKSGFYPNTISTDIHTGSMNNAMKDMLNVMSKFMAMGMNLQSVIKASTWAPAQAIKRPELGHLSVGSVADVAILNLHEGKFEVRDTGYFGFFDYTGHKIEGKQKLGCEMTIRKGKIVYDLNGIANPVVVTQQPRS, encoded by the coding sequence ATGAAAAAGATCTCCCTACTTCTATTCGTCCTCTGTTGTACCTTAGGCAAACTGGCCCTGGCCCAGCCGTATAGCATCGTCATCAAAGGCGGGCACGTGATCGACCCGAAGAATAATATCGACGGCATTATGGATGTCGCCATTGCCGATGGGAAGATTGCGCAGGTGGCCAAATCCATCGACGCCAAAGGAGCCCTTCAGGTGGTCAATGCCAAGGGGATGTACGTAACGCCCGGTATCATCGACATGCACACGCACGTCTTTTTCGGGACTAACCTCGACCAGACGTACAGCAACGGCCCCAACGCCCTGCCCCCCGATGGGTTTACGTTTCGTAATGGCGTGACGACCATCGTCGATGCGGGCTGTTCGGGCTGGCGGGATTTCGAGACGTTCAAGAAACAGACCATCGACCTGTCGCAGACGCGAGTGCTGGCCCTGCTCAACATTGTCGGGAGCGGGATGCGCGGGGGACAGTTTGAGCAGAACCTCGACGACATGGACGCCCAGAAAACGGCCGAGATGGCGAAGAAGTACCCTGACTACGTAGTGGGTGTCAAGCTCGCGCACTACAACGGTTACAACTGGACACCCACCGACCGCGCCGTAGAAGCCGGGAAGTTGGCCAACGTACCGGTTATGATCGACTTCGGCGGCAGTACCCCTACCCTGTCCATTGAAGACCTGTTTTTGAAGCGGCTTCGTCCGGGCGACATTTTCACCCATTGTTTCGGGCAGTTGAAAACCCGCGAGCCCATTCTGGACGTAACGACCAACAAGGTAAAGCCCTTTGTATGGGAAGCGCAGAAAAAGGGCATTATCTTCGATGTAGGCTACGGCGGCATCAGCTTCGCCTTTTCGCAGGCTATCCCGGCCATTAAAAGCGGCTTTTACCCGAACACCATCAGCACCGACATTCATACCGGCAGCATGAACAACGCCATGAAAGACATGCTCAATGTGATGTCGAAATTTATGGCCATGGGTATGAACCTGCAAAGCGTTATCAAAGCCAGCACCTGGGCTCCCGCACAGGCCATCAAACGCCCCGAACTGGGGCATCTGTCGGTGGGTTCAGTGGCCGATGTAGCCATCCTGAACCTGCACGAAGGCAAATTTGAAGTGCGGGATACAGGCTACTTCGGTTTCTTCGATTACACCGGCCACAAGATCGAAGGCAAACAGAAACTGGGCTGCGAAATGACCATCCGCAAAGGCAAAATCGTGTATGACCTTAACGGCATCGCCAACCCGGTTGTTGTCACGCAGCAGCCAAGGTCATAA
- a CDS encoding UDP-glucuronosyl/UDP-glucosyltransferase (PFAM: UDP-glucuronosyl/UDP-glucosyltransferase~KEGG: bbt:BBta_4109 putative glycosyltransferase) yields the protein MDGHLNPLTGLAVHLQQLGHDVRWYTGPTYADKIKSLGIPYYPYQQAKEINQLNMDTALPERQHIKGTIARLRFDLNNLFLLRAPEFVIDLKAIYNEFPYDLLVCDMIFTGAPFIQKLLNVPVAAVGVVPLSETGRDVPPGGLGMVPANGLFGKLKQDFIRYLTVNHLLKPCTDLFNHLLEEHGLPTTTDFMFDTFIRQPDLFLQSGTPAFEYPRQTMSPNIRFVGPMLPHNKGGRHPFRQVELAKQYKKVVLVTQGTVERDPAKIIVPTLEAFKDDPKTLVVVTTGGSQTAELRARYPQTNFIIEDFIDFNSVMPHVHVYVTNAGYGGVMLALQHGLPMVAAGVYEGKNDIAARIGYFKVGVNLKTETPTAAQIRKSVAQVLADRNYKRNVQRIGVDFMQYDANTVCTTYINELLGKFEPEAELV from the coding sequence ATGGACGGCCACCTGAATCCACTGACCGGACTGGCTGTTCACCTTCAACAACTTGGCCACGATGTGCGCTGGTATACCGGTCCAACCTACGCCGACAAAATCAAATCGCTGGGTATCCCGTACTATCCTTATCAGCAGGCGAAGGAAATCAACCAGCTCAACATGGATACGGCGCTGCCCGAACGCCAGCATATCAAAGGAACCATAGCCCGGCTGCGGTTCGACCTCAACAACCTTTTTCTACTTCGGGCACCGGAGTTCGTGATTGATTTGAAGGCCATTTACAATGAGTTTCCGTACGATCTGCTCGTATGCGATATGATCTTCACTGGAGCACCTTTCATCCAGAAACTGCTGAATGTGCCGGTGGCTGCGGTGGGTGTGGTGCCTTTGTCCGAGACAGGGCGGGACGTACCACCGGGTGGTCTGGGCATGGTGCCCGCCAACGGATTGTTCGGGAAACTGAAGCAGGATTTTATTCGCTACCTGACCGTCAATCACCTGCTCAAACCCTGCACCGATCTGTTCAATCACCTGCTGGAAGAACATGGTCTGCCCACGACGACCGATTTTATGTTCGATACTTTCATCCGGCAACCCGATCTTTTTTTGCAGAGCGGTACGCCCGCTTTCGAATATCCGCGTCAGACGATGAGCCCGAACATTCGGTTCGTTGGCCCAATGTTGCCTCATAACAAAGGGGGGCGGCATCCGTTCCGGCAGGTGGAGTTGGCGAAGCAGTACAAAAAGGTGGTACTGGTAACGCAGGGAACCGTTGAGCGCGATCCCGCCAAGATCATCGTTCCTACGCTTGAGGCTTTTAAAGATGATCCTAAAACGCTGGTAGTTGTCACAACGGGGGGCTCACAGACCGCCGAGCTGCGAGCGCGTTACCCGCAAACGAATTTTATCATTGAAGACTTTATTGATTTCAATTCGGTCATGCCGCATGTGCATGTATACGTGACCAATGCGGGTTATGGTGGGGTAATGCTGGCCTTACAGCATGGATTGCCGATGGTGGCCGCCGGGGTGTATGAAGGCAAAAACGACATTGCTGCCCGCATCGGGTACTTTAAAGTGGGCGTAAACCTGAAAACGGAAACGCCAACAGCCGCCCAGATTCGAAAAAGCGTGGCCCAGGTGCTGGCCGACCGCAATTACAAACGAAACGTGCAGCGTATAGGTGTCGACTTCATGCAGTACGACGCAAACACGGTCTGCACAACGTACATCAACGAACTGCTGGGAAAGTTCGAACCTGAAGCGGAACTCGTGTAG
- a CDS encoding conserved hypothetical protein (KEGG: hypothetical protein): MNIFEFLIPRLASTLPRRSLRSGWLSAVLFLPLSVASNTPGQPPAAATPKTVVRQTEVKESMVQKAVVRQADVIIYGGTSAAVTAAVQVKKMGKSVIIVSPDKHLGGLSSGGLGFTDTGNKEVIGGLSREFYQRLYQHYQQKDSWKWQKPEEYGNKGQGTPAIDGTSRTMWIFEPHAAEQVFEDFVKEYKLTVYRDEWLDRSAKGLTKQGGSIRSFRTLSGAVYQGKMFIDVTYEGDLMAAAGVKYHVGREANSVYGEKWNGVQKGVFQHGHHFKTNISPYKIPGDPASGLLPEISAEQPGENGTGDNKVQTYCFRMCLSNHPDNRVPFPKPEGYNPDRYELLARVFAAGWRETFDKYDPIPNRKTDTNNHGPFSTDYLGKNYDYPEATYARRKQIIKDHELYQKGLMYFLSNDPRVPADVHQAMQQWGLAKDEFTDNGNWPHQLYIREARRMLGVFVMKEADALGKTTVPQPIGMGSYSLDAHNAQRYVKPDGFVQNEGDIGVHPDKPYSIAYGSILPKETECNNLLVPVCVSSSHIAYGSIRMEPVFMILGQSAATAAVLSIDNKVSPQRLPYETLSRVLLNDKQRLTLNAAN; encoded by the coding sequence ATGAACATTTTTGAATTCCTGATACCCCGATTAGCCAGCACGCTACCCCGGCGTTCACTCCGCTCCGGCTGGCTTTCGGCCGTGCTTTTTCTTCCACTTTCGGTTGCCTCAAACACGCCCGGTCAGCCACCCGCTGCTGCCACACCGAAGACCGTGGTGCGGCAGACCGAGGTAAAGGAATCCATGGTGCAAAAGGCCGTGGTGAGGCAGGCCGATGTCATTATTTACGGAGGTACATCGGCGGCTGTTACGGCGGCTGTTCAGGTAAAGAAAATGGGCAAATCGGTCATCATCGTTTCGCCGGATAAACACCTGGGTGGCCTTTCGTCAGGTGGACTTGGCTTTACCGATACCGGAAACAAAGAAGTGATCGGGGGCCTCTCGCGCGAGTTTTACCAGCGACTGTACCAGCACTATCAGCAGAAAGACTCCTGGAAATGGCAGAAGCCCGAAGAGTACGGCAACAAAGGCCAGGGTACCCCCGCCATTGACGGTACCAGCCGGACCATGTGGATTTTTGAACCCCATGCCGCCGAACAGGTCTTCGAGGATTTTGTCAAAGAATATAAACTGACCGTTTACCGCGATGAATGGCTCGACCGCTCGGCCAAGGGATTAACCAAACAAGGCGGTAGCATACGCTCGTTCCGGACGTTGAGCGGAGCCGTCTATCAGGGAAAAATGTTCATCGATGTCACGTACGAAGGCGATCTGATGGCCGCTGCGGGTGTAAAATACCACGTGGGCCGGGAAGCCAACAGCGTGTACGGCGAAAAATGGAATGGCGTGCAGAAAGGCGTTTTTCAGCACGGACACCACTTCAAAACCAACATCAGCCCATATAAAATACCGGGCGATCCGGCTAGCGGACTTCTCCCTGAAATATCGGCAGAACAACCCGGCGAGAACGGAACCGGCGACAATAAGGTCCAGACCTACTGCTTCCGGATGTGCCTGAGCAACCACCCCGACAACCGGGTGCCCTTTCCGAAACCCGAAGGCTACAACCCCGACCGCTACGAACTGCTGGCTCGGGTATTTGCGGCCGGCTGGCGCGAAACCTTCGATAAATACGACCCTATTCCCAACCGCAAAACGGACACCAACAACCACGGCCCGTTCAGTACGGACTACCTCGGCAAAAACTACGATTATCCAGAAGCGACCTACGCCCGCCGGAAGCAGATCATTAAGGACCATGAACTGTACCAGAAGGGCCTGATGTACTTTCTGTCCAATGACCCACGCGTTCCGGCCGATGTTCACCAGGCCATGCAGCAGTGGGGCCTGGCGAAAGATGAGTTCACCGATAACGGAAACTGGCCGCATCAACTCTATATTCGCGAAGCCCGACGCATGCTGGGTGTCTTTGTCATGAAAGAAGCCGACGCGCTTGGCAAAACAACCGTGCCGCAGCCCATTGGCATGGGCTCCTATTCGCTGGATGCCCACAATGCCCAGCGGTACGTTAAACCAGATGGTTTCGTACAGAACGAAGGCGACATTGGCGTGCATCCTGACAAACCCTATTCGATTGCTTACGGGTCTATCTTGCCCAAAGAAACAGAGTGCAACAACCTGCTGGTGCCGGTTTGTGTATCCAGTTCGCACATCGCCTACGGCTCCATTCGGATGGAACCCGTATTCATGATTCTGGGCCAGTCGGCAGCCACGGCGGCTGTGCTGAGCATCGACAACAAAGTGAGTCCGCAACGGCTGCCCTACGAGACGTTGAGCAGGGTGTTGTTAAATGATAAACAGCGGTTAACGCTGAATGCAGCAAACTAA